One part of the Sorangiineae bacterium MSr11954 genome encodes these proteins:
- a CDS encoding sensor histidine kinase, producing the protein MASLLQKERQVLIDRWLERVLGDPAIPTANKLARPALEDNIPVLIDRIIERTTQKEPDEEGEISGRHSVDAKEIGTAHARHRIDLHYTAEETIRELSLFREVLLELCAENLIALDLDESKLVHLAIDEMMAVNAKQVEQTVFRRSEQVMAIVAHDLRNPLHIIDGHAQLLKAGAPQDSVAVGEAIERSTKQMTRLIEDLLAMSKLELGHMSIHQQQVDARELVTEVLEQLRHAAIRKRIAMTSRLPQTEVAVACDPVRIEQAIGKLAPVADDAGGPSHDDQIREASSASA; encoded by the coding sequence TTGGCGAGCCTTCTTCAGAAGGAGCGGCAGGTCCTGATCGACCGTTGGCTCGAGCGGGTTCTCGGGGATCCTGCCATCCCCACCGCCAACAAGCTCGCGCGGCCGGCCCTCGAGGACAACATCCCCGTGTTGATCGACCGCATCATCGAAAGAACGACGCAAAAGGAGCCGGACGAAGAGGGCGAAATCAGCGGCCGCCACTCCGTAGACGCGAAGGAGATCGGTACTGCGCACGCACGACACCGTATTGACCTGCACTACACGGCAGAAGAGACCATTCGCGAGCTATCCCTTTTCCGCGAAGTGCTCCTCGAGCTCTGCGCCGAAAATCTCATCGCGCTCGATCTCGATGAATCGAAGTTGGTGCACCTCGCCATCGATGAGATGATGGCGGTCAACGCAAAGCAAGTCGAGCAGACAGTCTTCCGACGAAGCGAGCAGGTCATGGCCATCGTTGCACATGATCTCCGGAACCCGCTTCACATCATAGACGGGCATGCCCAGCTCCTGAAGGCAGGCGCGCCGCAAGACTCCGTTGCAGTCGGGGAGGCCATCGAGCGAAGCACGAAGCAGATGACGCGGCTGATCGAAGATCTCCTGGCCATGTCCAAGCTCGAACTCGGGCACATGTCGATCCATCAGCAGCAGGTCGATGCTCGCGAGCTCGTGACCGAGGTCCTCGAGCAGCTCCGCCATGCTGCGATTCGCAAGCGCATTGCGATGACCAGCCGTCTTCCCCAGACTGAGGTGGCCGTCGCGTGCGATCCTGTTCGAATCGAGCAAGCCATCGGTAAACTCGCGCCAGTGGCTGACGATGCCGGAGGTCCATCGCACGATGACCAAATCCGTGAAGCGTCTTCCGCGTCCGCCTGA
- a CDS encoding SDR family oxidoreductase, translating to MMRVFVTGGTGFVGAELVAELIRTGHRVLGLARSQASARKLRSAGAEVQEGDLADRDGLRRGALASDAVIHAAFDLDLADWAKGGESDGRAIEAIGDAIADSPRLFVVTSGAFGIDVPGMASERDESPAGGHPRVTERVAAEASARGARVALLRLGVVHGNGDRHFLPKLIAIARAKGISAYVGDGAQRWPMVHLRDAAEAYRLTLERGAAGARYHAIAEEGVAVREIAAVIARKLGVPLVSQSPEEAAAHFGPLAPFVSRDRPTASARTREELGWSPHRQGLLEDLEQGSYFTRPA from the coding sequence ATGATGCGCGTATTCGTTACCGGAGGGACGGGATTCGTCGGCGCGGAGCTCGTTGCGGAGCTCATTCGCACGGGCCATCGTGTGCTCGGACTCGCGCGGTCCCAGGCGTCGGCGCGTAAGTTGCGGTCGGCGGGGGCCGAGGTGCAGGAAGGCGATCTCGCCGATCGCGACGGCCTCCGCCGCGGCGCGCTCGCGTCGGACGCTGTGATCCACGCGGCCTTCGATCTCGACCTCGCCGACTGGGCGAAGGGCGGCGAGTCGGACGGGCGTGCGATCGAGGCGATCGGCGATGCGATCGCGGACTCGCCGCGTCTCTTCGTCGTCACCTCCGGCGCGTTTGGGATCGATGTGCCTGGCATGGCGAGCGAAAGGGACGAATCCCCGGCGGGTGGGCACCCGCGGGTCACGGAGCGTGTCGCCGCCGAGGCTTCGGCGCGTGGGGCACGGGTTGCGCTCCTCCGGCTCGGCGTCGTGCACGGCAATGGCGACCGACACTTCTTGCCCAAGCTGATCGCGATCGCGCGCGCGAAGGGGATCTCCGCGTACGTCGGCGATGGCGCGCAGCGGTGGCCGATGGTCCACCTCCGCGATGCCGCCGAGGCGTACCGGCTCACGCTCGAGCGCGGCGCGGCGGGCGCGCGTTACCACGCGATTGCCGAGGAGGGGGTCGCGGTTCGCGAGATCGCCGCGGTCATCGCGCGAAAGCTCGGGGTTCCACTGGTCTCGCAGTCACCGGAGGAGGCCGCGGCGCATTTCGGACCGCTCGCGCCGTTCGTGAGCAGGGACCGGCCGACTGCGAGCGCCCGCACCCGCGAAGAGCTCGGCTGGAGCCCGCACCGGCAGGGGCTCCTCGAAGATCTCGAGCAAGGCAGCTATTTCACGCGCCCTGCGTGA
- a CDS encoding helix-turn-helix transcriptional regulator: MALRVRKNKAVIPPACPIDEGVKLLGGAWTPHVIWFLSQQPRRFSELRKDIPGLSARVLSARLRQLQDRGVITRTPLSTSPPSVEYALTELGRELLPAITALVSVALKLNAKPRPR, translated from the coding sequence ATGGCGTTGCGCGTCCGAAAAAACAAGGCCGTTATCCCGCCCGCGTGCCCGATCGACGAGGGAGTGAAGCTCCTCGGCGGCGCGTGGACGCCTCATGTGATCTGGTTTCTGAGCCAGCAGCCGCGCCGTTTCAGCGAGCTCCGAAAGGACATCCCTGGCCTCTCCGCGCGTGTGCTGAGCGCCCGCCTCCGCCAGCTTCAGGACCGGGGCGTCATCACCCGAACACCTCTGTCGACCAGCCCACCGTCGGTGGAGTACGCGCTCACCGAGCTCGGACGCGAGCTCCTCCCCGCCATCACCGCGCTGGTGAGTGTGGCGCTGAAGCTGAATGCCAAGCCTCGTCCGCGATGA
- a CDS encoding VCBS repeat-containing protein, which yields MSALPCVPGGPTQQDASNAAALNPQLAKKMRGNMNAYNSSCARAVVQAVKGRGLNQRAAAIAIATTIVESSIANLDSGDRDSVGLFQQRSSWGTFAERTNPVWATNKFLDVMESFYPNGSWNTAPIGEVAANVQRPAAQYRYRYAVEADDAVKIANALWNMKRPSLSGEGRAEIMALHDNGDIQAWYNVAGFKEMPWGGSVTIGRGFSDPSRVRFADLDGDGYSDIIAIQENGDVQAWHNGGAFKEMPWDGAAIIGRDFFDPNRVRLADLDGDGRAEIMAIQENGDIQAWHNGGGFKEMPWDGAAIIGRGFLDPNEVQLADLDGDGRAEIMAIHPNGEIQAWYNAGGFKEMPWGDSTIVGRGFTDPSRARFADLDGDGRAEIMAIQSNGDVQAWHNDGGFKEMPWGASLVIAIGFTDPTRTFFP from the coding sequence TTGAGCGCGTTGCCCTGCGTGCCGGGCGGCCCCACGCAACAAGATGCCAGCAACGCCGCCGCGCTCAATCCGCAATTGGCCAAGAAAATGCGCGGGAACATGAATGCCTACAACTCCTCCTGCGCTCGGGCCGTAGTGCAGGCGGTGAAGGGGCGCGGGCTCAACCAACGGGCGGCCGCTATTGCTATCGCGACGACGATCGTCGAATCGAGCATCGCCAATCTCGATTCCGGCGACCGCGATTCGGTAGGGCTCTTCCAGCAGCGCAGCTCTTGGGGAACTTTCGCCGAGCGCACGAACCCGGTGTGGGCTACCAACAAGTTCCTCGACGTGATGGAGAGTTTTTACCCGAATGGCTCGTGGAACACGGCCCCCATCGGTGAGGTGGCTGCGAACGTGCAGCGACCCGCGGCGCAATATCGGTATCGCTACGCGGTCGAGGCCGACGACGCCGTGAAGATCGCCAATGCGCTCTGGAACATGAAGCGTCCGTCACTATCGGGGGAGGGGCGCGCGGAGATCATGGCGCTCCATGATAACGGCGACATCCAAGCGTGGTACAACGTGGCAGGATTCAAGGAGATGCCGTGGGGTGGATCGGTCACGATCGGGCGAGGGTTTTCCGATCCGAGCCGCGTGCGATTTGCAGACCTCGATGGCGATGGGTACTCCGACATCATCGCCATTCAGGAAAATGGAGACGTCCAAGCTTGGCACAATGGTGGCGCCTTCAAGGAGATGCCATGGGACGGCGCCGCCATCATTGGGCGAGACTTCTTCGACCCGAACCGCGTTCGCTTGGCGGACCTCGACGGCGACGGGCGTGCGGAGATCATGGCCATTCAGGAAAATGGCGACATCCAAGCTTGGCACAACGGTGGCGGCTTCAAGGAGATGCCATGGGACGGCGCCGCCATCATCGGACGGGGCTTTCTCGATCCGAACGAGGTCCAACTGGCCGACCTTGATGGCGACGGGCGTGCGGAAATCATGGCCATCCACCCAAATGGCGAGATCCAAGCGTGGTACAATGCGGGCGGCTTCAAGGAGATGCCGTGGGGTGACTCGACCATCGTCGGCCGAGGGTTCACCGACCCGAGTCGAGCACGATTTGCCGACCTGGATGGTGACGGCCGAGCGGAGATCATGGCGATCCAGTCGAACGGCGACGTGCAGGCTTGGCACAATGACGGTGGCTTCAAGGAGATGCCGTGGGGCGCATCCCTCGTCATCGCCATAGGCTTCACCGATCCCACCCGCACCTTCTTTCCCTAA
- a CDS encoding VCBS repeat-containing protein, which yields MPNEMKRIELAFVLPIVLGASLMAACASDATDVASSEEELNAPGVPPAPRFGPWIDGYQPYVGQSGCDPVAKPGVISFRDLLRSTYGRNDMGIVRACNQGGTSEHKEGRALDYPFNVTNSGQRAEAEALLNWLLQTDQYGNPHAYSRRLGIMYIIWNHKIWNSNNPQAGWTSYSGPNPHTDHIHFSFGWPGARGETSWWRGVTRGPSLSGEGRAEIMALHDNGDIQAWYNVAGFKEMPWGGSVTIGRGFSDPSRVRFADLDGDGYSDIIAIQENGDVQAWHNGGAFKEMPWDGAAIIGRDFFDPNRVRLADLDGDGRAEIMAIQENGDIQAWHNGGGFKEMPWDGAAIIGRGFLDPNEVQLADLDGDGRAEIMAIHPNGEIQAWYNAGGFKEMPWGDSTIVGRGFTDPSRARFADLDGDGRAEIVAIQSNGDVQAWHNDGGFKEMPWGASLVIAIGFTDPTRTFFP from the coding sequence ATGCCGAATGAAATGAAACGCATCGAATTAGCCTTCGTGCTTCCCATCGTGCTTGGAGCGTCGCTGATGGCAGCGTGCGCATCGGACGCTACGGACGTCGCGAGCTCCGAAGAGGAGTTGAACGCACCGGGGGTGCCCCCAGCGCCCAGGTTTGGCCCATGGATCGATGGCTATCAACCCTACGTAGGGCAGAGCGGGTGTGACCCCGTCGCCAAGCCAGGCGTGATTAGCTTTCGAGATTTATTGAGATCGACGTATGGCAGAAACGATATGGGCATCGTTCGTGCCTGCAATCAGGGCGGCACAAGTGAGCACAAAGAGGGTAGGGCATTGGACTATCCGTTCAATGTAACCAATAGCGGCCAACGCGCCGAGGCCGAGGCGCTCCTGAACTGGTTGCTCCAGACCGACCAATACGGCAATCCTCACGCCTACTCCCGCAGGCTCGGGATCATGTATATCATTTGGAATCATAAAATCTGGAATTCCAACAATCCGCAGGCTGGTTGGACCAGCTACTCCGGCCCGAACCCCCACACGGATCATATCCATTTTAGCTTTGGCTGGCCCGGTGCGCGGGGTGAAACGTCGTGGTGGCGGGGGGTGACGCGCGGTCCGTCACTATCGGGGGAGGGGCGCGCGGAGATCATGGCGCTCCATGATAACGGCGACATCCAAGCGTGGTACAACGTGGCAGGATTCAAGGAGATGCCGTGGGGCGGATCGGTCACGATCGGGCGAGGGTTTTCCGACCCGAGCCGCGTGCGATTTGCAGACCTCGATGGCGATGGGTACTCCGACATCATCGCCATTCAGGAAAATGGAGACGTCCAAGCTTGGCACAATGGTGGCGCCTTCAAGGAGATGCCATGGGACGGCGCCGCCATCATTGGGCGAGACTTCTTCGACCCGAACCGCGTTCGCTTGGCGGACCTCGACGGCGACGGGCGTGCGGAGATCATGGCCATTCAGGAAAATGGCGACATCCAAGCTTGGCACAACGGTGGCGGCTTCAAGGAGATGCCATGGGACGGCGCCGCCATCATCGGACGGGGCTTTCTCGATCCGAACGAGGTCCAACTGGCCGACCTTGATGGCGACGGGCGTGCGGAAATCATGGCCATCCACCCGAATGGCGAGATCCAAGCGTGGTACAATGCGGGCGGCTTCAAGGAGATGCCGTGGGGTGACTCGACCATCGTCGGCCGAGGGTTCACCGACCCGAGTCGAGCGCGATTTGCCGACCTGGATGGTGACGGCCGAGCGGAGATCGTAGCCATCCAGTCGAACGGCGACGTGCAGGCTTGGCACAATGACGGTGGCTTCAAAGAGATGCCGTGGGGCGCATCCCTCGTCATCGCCATAGGCTTCACCGATCCCACCCGCACCTTCTTTCCTTGA